DNA sequence from the Bombus huntii isolate Logan2020A chromosome 7, iyBomHunt1.1, whole genome shotgun sequence genome:
TGAAAAATTTTTGCGGCCCCCGGTATGAAACGTCGGTAGAAATTAATCATACCGAGGTACCTGCGTAGTGATTTAACGGTCCCGGGGAGCGGTACTTCTACAATAGCGTCAACGCGTTCGGCTAGCGGCTTTATCCCGTCGGCGTTTACGGTGTGTCCCAAGAATGTGATTTCGTTCACACCGAATTCGCACTTTACTGGGTTGATGACTACGCCATACTCGTTTAAGCGTTCAAACAAAATCCGAAGGTGTTCGCGATGTTGTTCTTCGGTTTCGGATGCGATTAAGAAATCGTCTATGTAAGCGAACACGAAGTCCAGACCACGGGTAATTTCGTCAACGAATCTTTGACACGTTTGCGCGGCGTTTCGAAGCCCAAACATCATGTTGGTTGCTTCGAAAAGTCCGAAAGGTGTCGTGATCGCGGTTTTCTTAACGTCTTCTGGCGCGATCGGGATTTGGTGGTAAGCGCGGACAAGGTCGATTTTTGAGTAGACACGCTTACCGTACAGATGTTGCGCGAAATCTTCGATATGTGGTGGGGAGTACCTGTCGGGTATGGTGCGAGCGTTCAACGCACGATAGTCGCCGCATGGTCGTAGACTTCCGTCCTTCTTTGGGACGACATGCAGGGGTGATGCCCATGGACTCTTCGATGGCCGCATTACTCCTTGCTCGATCATTGTTGCGAAATCCGCCTTGACTTGCTTGAGACGATCCGGTGCGAGACGTCGAGGTTTACTGTAGACGGGTGGCCCGGGTGTGGTTTCAATATGGTGTACCACACTGTGTCGGATTTTCTCTCGTCCGAAGGCCGGTGGACGAGTTAGATCCGGAAACTCCGCCAAAAGTCGATGGTAGACCGATTCGCCGATTACGGTTTTGATGGATATTTCTTCCGTCGTGGCAGCATATCCCCTTGTTGATAATTGGGTTGTCGTGTCGAGGAGTTGTTTGTTTCGCGGGTCCACGAGCAACCCATAATGGCTTAAAAAATCTACGCCTATGATAGGCGTTTGAACGTCAGCAATTACGAAGTTCCACTTGAAGGCTCGTCTTAGGGACAGGTTAAGGCCAATCGCAGTGGTACCATACGTTGCGATGCGCGTCCCCCAGTTGGCCGCGAATAGTTCGTACGCGTTTTTCTTGACGTGCCTATGGATTTTACTGCGGGGGTATACGCTGATGTCGGCGCCGGTGTCTACAAGGAAAGAGATCTTCGTTCCCTTGTCCGTAACGAAGATGCGGCGGGAACTCAGGCCGTCGTCGTCTGCCGCGTctacggacggctggtctcgtttccCGACTTCCACGTGCATGGGAAACGACAGCTCCTCGCGCGTTCTCCGAACTTTGCATGATAGAAACACAGACCGTCTTGCCGTGGCCGATCTCGCGAGCGCGAACGTCGGTGGTATCGCGAACGCGAGCGTGATCGTGATCGTGATCGTGGTCGACGATGATTAATCATGCTCAACGCGTTCATCTGTGCCTGCAACTGTGATATTTGCTCGCTCAACACGTTGATTGCGGCGGCCATTGGTTCGTATACTCCAGCGTTTTGCGCTGGTGGGTCCATTACTGCCGTTACCCGGGCGGTGCGCTGAAAATCCTCCGTGAATTCTTCAGCGATCAGGTCCGCCTGCCGCAATAACCTTTCTGGGTCCGAATCGTCGACTGCCGCGAGGACACGCCTGATGCGGGCGGGTAATCGGTTCCTCCACAGCGTGAGGGTAAAATCATCGGGCGTGGAGGGGCTGGAGAGTTTTTTTAAGTGTTGGTAAAACTGGGATGGCTTTCTATCTCCCATCTCCTCGCTTTCCACCAACTTCTTTATCCGGGTCGCGTCCGTATCGGATAATTTGCGAATGAGCGCATGTTTTAATTTCTCGTAGCGTCCGATGTCTGGAGGGTTCGTCATTAGGTCTTCGACGTCCTGGAGCTGTTGATCGTTTAGGCATTTTGCCAGCGTCACGTACTTAATGGTGTCTTCCGTAATTCGCGCTGCCTCGAATTGTCTCTCCAGAAGGGCAAACCATGCCGCCGTGTTCGTGGGCAGCAGTGGAGACATGCTGATCACCTGGCTGGCTATGGTTCCCTGTGTATTACTTTCCATCGTCGCGGTGCACTCAAAATCGGTGGTTAAAAACGATAGCACTATCACGGTCACCTCTTTCACTAAATGTCACGTTAAATCACGTCGGGGTTACCAGTTTGAGGTGGTATGGTGATAGGTGCGTAAGGAACTACTcttggtgtttttaacgaacaatagtttaattagaactaatcaacaatcagagttaacaattaacaactaacaattacacttaacagacaacaggtaacaactaacaaataacgatagacaCCGAGAGATCATTCGACGCGTTGCTATGCAAATAGTACCGAGGAGTTACACATTTAATGGCGCAAGACAGACTGACTCTGCTTTTGTTTCGGATCGCgcagattcttcccttcgtagcccatcgatatcccccactagcgtgcattcattagatgtgccgccagtgctggcacgtgtatgctcttccgagaattcggcggaaagagtgtgaagatatcgatggtacattgggcacgtcggtgttgcgctttggcggcgtcgcgctttgcatccggagccgttgaaaagttccgtggcccgtgccgccacagatctataaattttaatatattatacaaaattattcaattagtTTTCATTATTAGAGCAGCAATCAGTACATGTTAACAACAAAATTATGTACCATATCGTCGTTCACTGCTATGGGTATTTGGGGTCTTACAAAAAAGAGAGGTGACAACGAAGCAATCATAACTACAAAAGAAGTTCTAATAGCAAAAGCCGATGCATTATACGAGCAAGAACAATACCAGGAAATACATGACcttctaataaattataaagtaatGACATTATGTATATCACTTATAAatgtagataataaaattgaatatttttataggatAGCGgtgatattgaaattatatggCGTTTGTGTAGAGCAATGTATAAATTGTCTAAAATTGTGAGTGAAGTGGatggaaagaaattaattttcgaagCTTATGATTTAATACTTGAAGCACTTGAGATAAAAGAGGATAATTGGGCTGCACACAAATGGGCATCGATTCTTCTTAATTCTAAGACTCTTTATGAAGGAGTAAAAGCACAAATAAAAGAGTCatataatattaagaaatatatgCAGGtatatttcatgataatatattaatatatatatgtcggagatgaaagaacaccggagcctttggaattttggataatcccgcaacattgtaacctagagtctactatagctgtaattgaacaattgtagttattcaacccgattgtaattattcgagaattgtgataatgagcttgggctcgaggcgacagtcagtcgccgaacgtagccgcggtcacgggatgaacgctttgcctgacaaaggtatggagtaattctatagctctccttaaaagaaatatttgtggcgacacgcgacagtaaacattccaacggtttctgtcccgtggctcgccacgtgcagaccctattcttcgagtaagatgattgccagatgtcgatgcgtctccgcagtacatgttcggctagcccgagggcccgttataaatcttaaggtttagttaactaaagtccttcaaacagacaaacggtctttgtcccaactatgggaagataggggagacatatttttcaacgagcggcgtctcccactaacaactttccctcgagggcggctagcatccttttctaaccaccgatatggagattgaccaattagcagcaacgtcaatttcccttactttctgaacgaaggcttttctcgacgaatccgatgatctcgtatccttagacacaccccgttatagttttcctgtgtggcatcatcgggacgggaaaggcattctcgctcgcgatctcatcgatcaaAGAGTAACGctttcgcgatcagtgattattctcagacttagactttgtgagtacgttctgttgtcatcccgttggccgcggattcgttatttagcccgagagcatcgtcactagtgtcgcgagtgccgaaccgccgtgatcaattgttaagactgtaataattctatcattgTAATAAACTACGCCTGTGTGTACCGTATCAATGGCTAatcctcgagaagattcatttgacgcccacaacccCATTTCCAGTGATGAtccgacaaatatatatatatatatatacttataaatatttcattccttGACACAATGTCAAGCAATTGTATCGAATATGTTTAATGTCGCAGAGAGCAATGGAACCAAATCCAAAAGAACCAACACTTATGTACATGCTTGGTACTTGGTGCTATCAAGTTTCTGATTTAACATGGTatcaaagaaaaattgcatctGTAATATTTGGAGAACCGCCATCTTCATCATTCGAGGAAGctctaaaatattttgaaactgCAGAGGAAATTGATCCCAATTTCTATagtcaaaatttattaatgttgggaaaaacctacttaaaattaaatcaaaaagAGCTAGctacgaaatatttaaaaatggccCTTGATTATCCTGCAAAGAACGAAGATGATCGAGATGCTAAACAGGAAGCGCAGAAGttgttaaagaaattttaacaaacTGGACAgaagttataatttattatatgataAATTGGAATTGAAGGGATAGAAgggataaagaaaaatttagaatCTATCTTTTAAGTagaagtataaaatttatttactataATGTACAATACAACTTATGTGTGATGAACCTGTTATACACAACATCTATTTACAGTTCCCAAGTAAAGTAAGTAGTAGTTCCCATATAAAGTAGTCCCCAAGTCTAATTAGTTTAGCGATCAGGAGagtattcttcttcttcttcttcttctttttcttgttcATCTTCATTCGTATTCCTGAGAAGCCTCTGAATTGCTTCTGCTTGCAAGCTGCTGAGCAACTGGAGATATGGACGTGTTCGAGGGTTGCCTGGTCTTCGCCCCGTCCTTCCCGTCAGATGGTATAAAAGGTAGCGATGCAGGCCAAATTCCGAGATGAATTGACCACATGGGCAAATAAAGCTCACCATAACGTAATTCCGAGGTAAATTGTCTCGAGATTGTCTTCTGATGTGCAAGCTATTGTAACCAAGCGGGCACTCTCCCATCGTTTTGTTATAAGGCACGatctggaaaaataaaattaagataggtaaataaacaaataaaataaataatttcaaacaaattgtttgaaaaatcagtggaagaaacgatttgaaggaaataaaatacttactgCTCCAAGTGTGGTGAAGATGTATAAGGACGCTTTCAATCGCGAAGCGCTTCCAAACGTGAAGAACTTTCGAACTCGAAGTACTTCCAAATGCGAAGAAGaatctggaaaaataaaattaagatagataaataaaaaataaataaataataaataaggaaataaaataaataatttcaaacaaattgtttgaaaaatcagtggaagaaacgatttgaaggaaataaaatacttactgCTCCAAGTGTGGTGAAGATGTATAAGGACGCTTTCAATCGCGAAGCGCTTCCAAACGTGAAGAACTTTCGAACTCGAAGTACTTCCAAATGCGAAGAAGaatctggaaaaataaaattaagatagataaataaaaaataaataaataataaataaggaaataaaataaataatttcaaacaaattgtttgaaaaatcagtggaagaaacgatttgaaggaaataaaatacttactgCTCCAAGTGTGGTGAAGATGTATAAGGACGCTTTCAATCGCGAAGCGCTTCCAAACACGAAGAACTTTCGAACGTCGAGAATTTTCAAACGTCAAGAACTTCGAAGCGTCAAGAACTTTCAAACGTTCTGTTCGATAGTCGAATTGGGAATGTGATCTCCGAGCTAGTTGTCGAGCTTATATAGACGCCATTTCGCTTCATGTTTGCCACCATTGCCTGGGTTAAGACTCTTAAGGGGGCCCCCTTATTAACAGGCTGGTAAAGCCTAAGCAGTTGTTGATTTGTTTGGTGTATGAAACACGGTTTAAAGGACAGACGTATTGTGCAGCAGGTATGCGAAACCTTCTTAATTACGGAAAGTCCGAGAATGTTTCTGAGAATATACAATGACAACAGAGTTGGAGGAAAGTGCGattctaatttattattagtcgtCGAGTAGGAAGCGAATAcattgcttttttttttaaatttacgctctttaataaataataatttatgtgTTACCTCTATATGGGTTACATGGTTATCACCACTGGGCTATTAGAGCAATAATCGTCTCGGGTGGTAGTTTATGTTCTGTGTTTACATTCATAGAAGTtcgataatattataattatgagTTATTCGAAGTACATATACcgcttaaatatattcgaaagaatGATATACTTTATACAGAATTATATATTGAAACATTGAACGATACATCTACCATCgctttattatttcttacgcATTAATTACACAGTCGTCGTATTAAGTATATAGTAAGTACAGCAGAGAAATATTTGATCGATATAGTTGTCGGTCGCTTGAGCTATTCCGATgattatattgtaaatatcgttggctttgaatatattttatcatcaAGGGACAGCTTCTTATTGTTGGTATTTGGCGGAGGGTAACGATGTTGAGTGGTAAACTCCTTCTAGGTAGATTCAGGGAGAGGACAAGAGGTAGCTATATAATTCAAAAGCATTAATTGTTTTCCTTCTGCTTGAAAGAATGATTTATTGTCATTAGCCGATTTTGtgaaaatttgttgaaaaatttgcGGCTAATTTTCCCTTCAAAGTGttccaaaaaagtgaaaaattgaaatttcgaaaaacccTCCCAGCGTTACCTGGGGAAAACTGTTACCTAACGAATGAACTTTGAGTTTTTGATTTCAGATGATGCAGCACCAAGTTATGAGCAATTCTActtttttccgagacacgtccgaataattattgccattgccgtattttttaatatttctccgtgaaaattttatacaatattcttcgaatgtcatactttaatgtACTATTGGTTTTAATAAAGAGTATCTACAGCCAATCTACCTAAAAAGTTTTGATAAATTCCCATATATCGCGTTATTTCTGTTCGTACTATACCAGGATGGACGGCATTCACTGTAACACCAGTTCCTATAtgacataaaaaataatgctttatcgattgtattatttattcaaaaataaattttattttctgttaaAATGACAAAACCTTTCAATTTATTTGCCAATTCCTTTGTAAATAGAATATTAGCTAATTTGCTCTGTGCATATGCTTCGCCAGGCTCATAGGTTTTCTCATTATTCAAATCGTCGAATTTAATTTTGCCACGCTTGTGTGCACTACTTGAAACATTTACAATCCTTGATGGTGCAGAATCTTTTAAAGTGTCTAACAATAAATTTGTTAGTAAAAAGTGTCCTATATGATTCACACCAAATTGCAATTCAATTCCTTCTTGGGTATACATCTTAGGACATCTCATTACTCCTGCATTATTTATAAGAATGTGAAGCTTTCTTTTCTTGTGTTCTACAATGGAAACAGATAATACAAATTATGCTATAGACCTATTGATTTAGAAATAATAAGTTCAGGAAGAATTTCTTCCCAATTTAGTATTCAAAAATAGATGAACActttatacatataacaaAGCTatgttatttcatttcatttcatacTCTAACATAGGATATGGTATATACCTTTCTTAAATTGCTCTGCAAAATCCCTAATACTTTTTTGAGATGCTAGATCACATGGTCTACAATAAACATATTTATTCCTACTTTCTACTACTATGTCACGGCGTGTCTAAAAAAATgatcattaattttatatctcacattttaatattactcttaatatgatataaatcatttttttaaaatacattttcacatttttccaTATCTCTACAAGCCATTATAACTTTAGCCTCTCGTTTAGCTAAATCACGAGCTATTTCTTTACCAATTCCAGTATTTGCTCCTGTTACAATAATTACTTTGTcagttaattttttatcattctCATATAATTCTCCACTAAGATAATCTCTgcaaaacaaagaaatgaataataagtaaagtaaaatataatttcacgTTTAAATAGGATCACTTACATattgatttatattttacgaataaaCAAAGAATGAGCAAtcatgttattctataataaaaaCGTAGTATAAAAGAATAATCTTTTTGCAAACTATAGAGACATTACCTAAGTATGTAACCTCCGCCAATGATGGTTATACCGGctgaatatatataaaaaggtTTTGAAACAGCCCCaaacatttttctaaataaataaaactgcACCAATAATTAACGgcaattttttagaaataatcaatagcaTTAATTATCAATAATTTAGTAAAACATTGTACGATTTGTTTTTTCCTTCAAGTAATATACAATGTACACACGCACGTGTATCTCAATGTAAATGGCATAACTGAATTTGTAACAATTCAATCATGAAACAAATATACAATAGATTTTGATAATATTGattaaaatgcaatagtccatttctatatattataatttttcttagtTTATTGtcattgttaatttatattattttaatcataATTAATCATAATTCATCATAATTAATTCGGATTCTGTTTCGAATACATGTCAAGTCATGGATATTGGATGATCCAAAATAAAGAGCGAAATTTAATACTCAGAAACGTGTAATGTATTTATCGCAAATACAAAATtctatacattatattttatataattgatCGTATTTGATCGTATCAGACAGTAACAGAAAATAGATGAAGACACACACGCACGCGCGCACACAACATCTTTACGATAAATCGAATTGAAAATATCGAGTTTTCAGTATCGAATCTGTCAATGCTGTTAATGTTTGTGTACTTTATTCGATTCTCATCTGACGtggaattttctaattttgctGTCAGAATTACATCTGTCATAATTAATCAAATCTGAACACGTTGTATattgtacaaattttttatttttttctgtaaATACTATAATTTAATATGTCGTTACGGAGAGCGTTATTCGTTATCAGAGATATAAAAGTATTACAAAGAACGCTTATTCATAGAAGATTTCAATCCTCACGAAAGGTTTGGAATTATATCTAAgcacgattttattttttattacttttctaTTATTGCATAAGATTTTTAAACTTCGTTGCAACCagagaaattttctaattttagtCGATATTAGCTTTAACTTGATAACCTGACCGCTTGCAAATTGTAAGTGtaatgttaatattaatgatctataaattttaatatattatacaaaattattcaattagcTTTCATTATTAGAGCAGCAATCAGTACATGTTAACAACAAAATTATGTACCATATCGTCATTCACTGCTATGGGTATTTGGGGTCTTACAAAAAAGAGAGGTGACAACGAAGCAATCATAACTACAAAAGAAGTTCTAATAGCAAAAGCCGATGCATTATACGAGCAAGAACAATACCAGGAAATACATGACcttctaataaattataaagtaatGACATTATGTATATCACTTATAAatgtagataataaaattgaatatttttataggatAGCGgtgatattgaaattatatggCGTTTGTGTAGAGCAATGTATAAATTGTCTAAAATTGTGAGTGAAGTGGatggaaagaaattaattttcgaagCTTATGATTTAATACTTGAAGCACTTGAGATAAAAGAGGATAATTGGGCTGCACACAAATGGGCATCGATTCTTCTTAATTCTAAGACTCTTTATGAAGGAGTAAAAGCACAAATAAAAGAGTCATATAATATTAAGAAACATATGCTGGtatatttcatgataatatattaatatatatatatatatatatatatatatatatatatatatatatatatatatatatatatatatatatatatatatacttataaatatttcattcccTGACACAATGTCAAGCAATTGTATCGAATATGTTTAATGTCGCAGAGAGCAATGGAACTAAATCCAAAAGAACCAACACTTATGTACATGCTTGGTACTTGGTGCTATCAAGTTGCTGATTTAACATGGTatcaaagaaaaattgcatctGTAATATTTGGAGAACCGCCATCTTCATCATTCGAGGAAGctctaaaatattttgaaactgCAGAGGAAATTGATCCCAATTTCTATagtcaaaatttattaatgttgggaaaaacctacttaaaattaaatcaaaaagAGCTAGctacgaaatatttaaaaatggccCTTGATTATCCTGCAAAGAACGAAGATGATCGAGATGCTAAACAGGAAGCGCAGAAGttgttaaagaaattttaacaaacTGGACAGAAGTTATAATCTATTATATGATAAATTGGAATTGAAGGGATAGAAgggataaagaaaaatttagaatCTATCTTTTAAGTagaagtataaaatttatttactataATGTACAATACAACTTATGTGTGATGAGCCTGTTATACACAACATCTATTTACAGTTCCCAAGTAAAGTAAGTAGTAGTTCCCATATAAAGTAGTCCCCAAGTCTAATTAGTTTAGCGATCAGGAGagtattcttcttcttcttcttcttcttcttcttcttcttcttcttgttcaTCTTCATTCGTATTCCTGCGACGCCCCAGAATTGCTTCTACTTGCAACCTGGTGAGCAACTGGAGATATGGACGTGCTGCTGGGCTGCCTGATCTTCGTCCCGTCCTTCCCGTCCTTCCCGTCAGATGGTATAAAAGGTAGCGATGCAGGCCAAATTCCGAGATGAATTCACCACATGGGCAAATAAAGCTCACCATAACGTAATTCGGTGGTAAACTGTCTGGAGATTGTGTTCTGATGTGCAAGCTATTGTAACCAAGCGGGCACTCTCCCATCGTTTTGTTATAAGGCACGatctggaaaaataaaattaagataggtaaataaacaaataaaataaataatttcaaacaaattgtttgaaaaatcagtggaagaaacgatttgaaggaaataaaatacttactgCTCCAAGTGTGGTGAAGATGTATAAGGACGCTTTCAATCGCGAAGCGCTTCCAAACGTGAAGAACTTTCGAACTCGAAGTACTTCCAAATGCGAAGAAGaatctggaaaaataaaattaagatagataaataaaaaataaataaataataaataaggaaataaaataaataatttcaaacaaattgtttgaaaaatcagtggaagaaacgatttgaaggaaataaaatacttactgCTCCAAGTGTGGTGAAGATGTATAAGGACGCTTTCAATCGCGAAGCGCTTCCAAACACGAAGAACTTTCGAACGTCGAGAATTTTCAAACGTCAAGAACTTCGAAGCGTCAAGAACTTTCAAACGTTCTGTTCGATAGTCGAATTGGGAATGTGATCTCCGAGCTAGTTGTCGAGCTTATATAGACGCCATTTCGCTTCATGTTTGCCACCATTGCCTGGGTTAAGACTCTTAAGGGGGCCCCCTTATTAACAGGCTGGTAAAGCCTAAGCAGTTGTTGATTTGTTTGGTGTATGAAACACGGTTTAAAGGACAGACGTATTGTGCAGCAGGTATGCGAAACCTTCTTAATTATGGAAAGTCCGAGAATGTTTCTAAGAATATACAATGACAACAGAGTTGGAGGAAAGTGcgattcttatttatttttgccCCTTTAATGAGGGTCATAACACCGGTCCGCACCTTTGTTAGACGGAGCGCCCGTCCCGTTGATCGTGGCTACGTTGGGCGGCAGGCTGTCGCCCCGAGCCAAAGTTCACCGTCGCTAATCCCGAACAGTTACCATCGGCTTGGATAACTGCGATTGTTTCATTAcggctatagtagactctagattacaatgttaGGAGGTTAGGAGGGGCCCCGGCGTCCTTTCGTCTCCGACATATTGAAACATTGAACGATACATCTACCATCGCCTTATTATTTCTTATGCATTAATTACACAATCGTCGTATTAAGTATATAGTAAGT
Encoded proteins:
- the LOC126867234 gene encoding regulator of microtubule dynamics protein 1-like; the encoded protein is MLITWLAMVPCVLLSIVAVHSKSVVKNDSTITVTSFTKCHVKSRRGYQFEVSSNQYMLTTKLCTISSFTAMGIWGLTKKRGDNEAIITTKEVLIAKADALYEQEQYQEIHDLLINYKDSGDIEIIWRLCRAMYKLSKIVSEVDGKKLIFEAYDLILEALEIKEDNWAAHKWASILLNSKTLYEGVKAQIKESYNIKKYMQVYFMIIY
- the LOC126867936 gene encoding regulator of microtubule dynamics protein 1-like — its product is MSQRAMEPNPKEPTLMYMLGTWCYQVSDLTWYQRKIASVIFGEPPSSSFEEALKYFETAEEIDPNFYSQNLLMLGKTYLKLNQKELATKYLKMALDYPAKNEDDRDAKQEAQKLLKKF
- the LOC126867921 gene encoding retinol dehydrogenase 13-like; this encodes MFGAVSKPFYIYSAGITIIGGGYILRDYLSGELYENDKKLTDKVIIVTGANTGIGKEIARDLAKREAKVIMACRDMEKCENTRRDIVVESRNKYVYCRPCDLASQKSIRDFAEQFKKEHKKRKLHILINNAGVMRCPKMYTQEGIELQFGVNHIGHFLLTNLLLDTLKDSAPSRIVNVSSSAHKRGKIKFDDLNNEKTYEPGEAYAQSKLANILFTKELANKLKGTGVTVNAVHPGIVRTEITRYMGIYQNFLGRLAVDTLY
- the LOC126867910 gene encoding regulator of microtubule dynamics protein 1-like, whose translation is MSLRRALFVIRDIKVLQRTLIHRRFQSSRKSSNQYMLTTKLCTISSFTAMGIWGLTKKRGDNEAIITTKEVLIAKADALYEQEQYQEIHDLLINYKDSGDIEIIWRLCRAMYKLSKIVSEVDGKKLIFEAYDLILEALEIKEDNWAAHKWASILLNSKTLYEGVKAQIKESYNIKKHMLRAMELNPKEPTLMYMLGTWCYQVADLTWYQRKIASVIFGEPPSSSFEEALKYFETAEEIDPNFYSQNLLMLGKTYLKLNQKELATKYLKMALDYPAKNEDDRDAKQEAQKLLKKF